One window of the Rhipicephalus microplus isolate Deutch F79 chromosome 2, USDA_Rmic, whole genome shotgun sequence genome contains the following:
- the LOC119169909 gene encoding zinc finger MYM-type protein 1-like produces MSQKRSIADFFSPSSKRAKQKAVSPELFASTAEDSETLQEQENAQCFVSIPLEETVRSIASDDACPSSSGHMDRECDDLSASCAARHQPDSATEFTASDVDVDHAGQLDISKFKTEQPTQPILNPSPSKKYGKLSRSFNSNWYHLFPWLEYSAQADAAFCFPCRMFSTGDNEKSAFVNGGYSNWKNALERDGGFRKHENSLVHKTCQASWVSFTQMKAGEQSRSVATHLSDAYSREVQENRLYVARVADILRFTAVQGIPQRGHDESARSENKGNFVELLNLFAKYDDIIGKKLNGGAANAKYVHHSIQDQILEILSHITLTSIKEEMKSSQCFALIVDETKDLSKTEQLSVVVRYYLNGAFFERFLVFRNAEQLDAKSLLSYVKETLNRCGIDSQLCIAQTYDGASVMSGTSRGVQALFRQEVPQAVGSAVHSLYVDVQKRLSLPVTELQRLSDTRWACQITACTAAMKSFPAILVCLSEVIATNSRRATEAGGLLEQMNFSFLFHLRLFTKLLSRLKVFSDILQSKDCNLSQACLMAHTVIDELSEIRNSQSAFGTVWEQTCTISEENGVPQREKQRTKRLPLHLEQFLLSEGRPVEEESPDSKETFRVKVFLPVLDHLIVELTRRFAENNDVLCGVSALHPQSENFMDVALLKPFAEHYACDINSVEVECKLVIKLLQHIEAERKCKIETLLQLVTVLEEYKLAFHELHKLSVIAVTIPASSSSCERTFSCLRRLKTYLRSKMTNNRLSDLAVLAVERSLANKIDLQRVVDMFDAAHNNRRIRLH; encoded by the exons ATGTCACAGAAAAGGTCTATTGCCGACTTTTTTTCGCCTTCGAGCAAGCGGGCCAAGCAAAAAGCTGTCTCCCCCGAGCTTTTTGCTTCCACAGCAGAAGATTCGGAGACGCTTCAGGAACAAGAAAATGCTCAGTGCTTTGTTTCAATTCCGCTTGAAGAGACTGTGCGTAGCATCGCGTCTGACGATGCTTGCCCGTCCTCGTCAGGGCACATGGACCGCGAATGTGATGACCTTTCTGCATCGTGTGCAGCAAGACATCAACCTGATTCTGCGACAGAATTCACCGCCTCTGATGTGGATGTCGACCACGCAGGCCAGTTGGACATTTCGAAATTCAAGACAGAGCAACCCACACAGCCAATACTGAACCCATCTCCATCTAAGAAGTACGGCAAATTGAGCAGGAGCTTCAACTCAAACTGGTACCACCTATTTCCTTGGTTGGAGTACAGCGCGCAGGCTGACGCAGCTTTCTGTTTCCCTTGCAGAATGTTTTCAACTGGTGACAATGAGAAATCTGCATTTGTCAATGGTGGATACAGTAATTGGAAAAATGCCCTAGAAAGAGACGGTGGCTTCAGGAAGCACGAAAACTCACTCGTGCATAAGACTTGCCAGGCATCGTGGGTTTCCTTCACGCAGATGAAGGCGGGAGAACAAAGCAGGTCGGTTGCAACACATCTCAGCGACGCGTACTCCagggaggtgcaggaaaatcgccTCTATGTAGCAAGAGTTGCCGATATATTGCGATTTACTGCCGTTCAGGGAATCCCTCAGAGGGGCCACGATGAAAGTGCCAGAAGTGAAAACAAAGGAAACTTCGTTGAGCTCTTGAACTTGTTTGCTAAATATGACGACATTATAGGAAAGAAACTGAATGGTGGAGCAGCGAATGCGAAGTACGTTcatcactcgatacaagaccagatccTCGAAATTCTCAGCCACATCACATTAACAAGTATAAAGGAAGAGATGAAAAGCTCCCAGTGCTTTGCACTTATCGTCGATGAAACCAAGGATCTAAGTAAGACGGAACAGTTGTCAGTGGTAGTAAGGTACTACCTCAATGGGGCTTTCTTTGAGAGGTTCCTTGTATTCCGCAACGCTGAGCAATTGGATGCTAAGTCGCTCCTGAGCTACGTCAAGGAAACGCTGAATCGCTGCGGCATTGATTCTCAACTGTGCATTGCTCAAACATACGATGGTGCAAGTGTTATGAGCGGTACGTCACGAGGCGTCCAGGCACTATTCAGGCAGGAAGTGCCGCAGGCAGT TGGATCTGCAGTTCACTCCCTTTATGTAGATGTTCAAAAAAGGTTGTCTTTGCCTGTGACAGAGCTGCAGCGTCTCAGCGATACACGATGGGCCTGCCAGATAACGGCTTGCACAGCTGCCATGAAAAGCTTTCCTGCCATTCTTGTATGCCTCAGCGAAGTCATCGCTACAAACAGCAGGCGGGCAACGGAAGCCGGGGGTCTGCTGGAGCAAATGaacttctcttttcttttccatTTAAGGCTATTCACCAAGCTACTCAGCCGCCTTAAGGTTTTTTCGGACATATTACAAAGTAAAGACTGCAACCTTAGTCAGGCATGCCTCATGGCGCACACTGTCATTGACGAGTTATCCGAAATCAGAAATTCGCAGAGCGCGTTTGGCACTGTGTGGGAGCAAACCTGCACTATTTCTGAGGAGAACGGGGTCCCCCAAAGGGAAAAGCAGAGAACGAAGCGCCTTCCGCTCCATTTAGAGCAGTTTTTATTAAGTGAAGGACGGCCCGTTGAAGAAGAGTCTCCAGATTCAAAAGAAACTTTCAGAGTCAAAGTTTTTCTGCCCGTTTTGGACCACCTCATTGTGGAACTGACTAGGCGATTTGCGGAAAATAATGACGTACTCTGCGGAGTCAGCGCCCTCCACCCTCAAAGTGAGAATTTTATGGACGTCGCCTTGCTCAAGCCTTTCGCTGAGCACTATGCATGCGACATCAACAGCGTTGAAGTTGAATGCAAGTTGGTAATTAAACTTCTTCAGCACATCGAAGCCGAAAGGAAGTGCAAGATAGAAACATTGCTGCAATTGGTCACCGTCTTGGAAGAGTATAAGTTAGCCTTTCACGAACTGCACAAGCTAAGTGTTATCGCCGTGACGATACCGGCATCATCATCTTCTTGCGAGCGCACATTTTCGTGCCTTCGAAGACTGAAGACTTATCTTCGCAGCAAAATGACTAACAACCGTCTGAGCGACCTAGCTGTGCTTGCGGTAGAACGGTCTCTAGCCAATAAGATAGACCTTCAGCGTGTTGTTGACATGTTCGATGCTGCACACAATAATCGGCGTATACGTCTGCACTAG